The following proteins are co-located in the Acidicapsa acidisoli genome:
- a CDS encoding ABC transporter ATP-binding protein — MQAAQANETANTSIAENNQPAIVIQNVTKSFGAQRVLDGVSFTVPRGETLAILGRSGTGKSVLLKIIVGLQRPDTGAALILGTNMAEADDHDIAEARKRMGFLFQHAALYDSLTVEENVAFPLLHHRKELSESERHDRVQSLLHEVGLDGHLDKMPSDISGGMQKRVGLARALALEPVILLLDEPTAGLDPISSGEIDELVLKLQREHQLASIVVTHDMVSAKTIATRIALMDKGKFVIEGSFEELQGSDERFVSQFLHRDS, encoded by the coding sequence ATGCAAGCAGCTCAGGCAAACGAGACAGCCAACACAAGCATTGCGGAGAATAACCAACCCGCGATTGTGATTCAGAACGTCACTAAATCATTTGGCGCCCAGCGAGTTCTGGATGGAGTATCTTTCACCGTTCCGCGAGGCGAGACTCTGGCCATTCTTGGACGCAGCGGCACGGGCAAGAGTGTGTTGTTGAAAATAATCGTTGGCCTGCAACGACCGGATACGGGCGCGGCGCTCATCCTTGGGACCAATATGGCAGAGGCGGATGATCACGATATTGCCGAGGCGAGAAAGCGGATGGGATTTCTCTTCCAACACGCTGCTCTGTACGATTCGCTCACCGTGGAAGAAAACGTCGCTTTCCCGCTGTTGCATCATCGCAAAGAGTTATCCGAGTCCGAAAGACACGACCGCGTCCAGAGCCTGCTGCACGAAGTAGGACTCGACGGACATCTGGACAAAATGCCGTCCGATATCTCTGGTGGCATGCAAAAGCGCGTGGGACTGGCTCGCGCGCTCGCTCTGGAGCCGGTCATTCTGCTTCTCGATGAGCCAACGGCGGGCCTCGACCCAATCAGTTCTGGAGAGATTGATGAGTTGGTCCTGAAACTGCAGCGCGAGCATCAACTTGCGTCGATCGTCGTAACCCACGATATGGTGAGCGCAAAGACCATCGCCACGCGGATCGCACTGATGGACAAAGGAAAGTTCGTCATAGAAGGCAGCTTCGAAGAGCTGCAGGGGAGCGATGAACGCTTTGTGTCGCAATTCCTTCACCGGGATTCTTAG
- a CDS encoding MlaD family protein, with amino-acid sequence MSRNARLGVFILGTLVILATGIFIIGGKKYLFTATYTLKTNFANVAGLDAGADVLIGGVHSGTVRTIDLPNKSGDPITVVMELNESTRHIIRQDSVATIQTEGLLGNQYVAVSFGSSDKPEVKSGDTIASIPPLEMSALLDKANGLLGQGQAAMVNINKVAEHLNSVTAKVDSGNGTVGALVNDRALYNNLDQTASSARAAASSAQTGIKDFQDNMEALKHNFLLKGYFKNRGYEDSGDLGKDEIANLPQATTIKDFTFQAKNLFDKQDSAKLKGQKALNAAGEYLAGNDFGVAVIETSTGKAGSSDSDLTLAQARAMVVRDYIVQHFGFDDTKLKTVALGKETSDTSKADWGLIRVLIYPNGTPIPPDKSADSKPQENSPAASK; translated from the coding sequence ATGTCTAGAAATGCGCGCCTCGGCGTCTTCATCCTCGGAACGCTTGTCATACTCGCAACCGGAATTTTTATTATCGGTGGGAAGAAGTACCTGTTTACAGCAACCTATACGCTGAAAACTAACTTCGCAAATGTCGCCGGCCTTGACGCAGGAGCGGATGTGCTGATTGGCGGCGTACACAGCGGAACGGTTCGAACCATTGATTTGCCGAATAAGTCAGGCGATCCGATTACCGTTGTGATGGAGTTGAACGAGTCCACGCGGCACATAATCAGACAGGACTCCGTCGCTACAATCCAAACGGAAGGATTGCTTGGAAATCAATATGTCGCAGTATCTTTCGGTTCCTCAGATAAGCCTGAAGTAAAAAGTGGGGACACAATCGCCAGCATTCCCCCGCTGGAGATGAGCGCGCTCTTGGACAAGGCAAACGGGCTGCTCGGTCAGGGGCAGGCTGCCATGGTGAACATCAATAAGGTAGCCGAGCATCTCAATTCGGTTACGGCAAAGGTTGATAGCGGCAATGGTACCGTTGGCGCATTAGTGAATGATCGAGCGCTTTACAACAACCTGGATCAGACAGCCAGCAGCGCGCGCGCGGCCGCTTCTTCTGCACAAACCGGTATTAAGGACTTTCAGGACAACATGGAAGCCTTGAAGCACAACTTTCTTTTGAAAGGTTACTTCAAGAACCGGGGTTATGAAGATTCTGGAGATTTGGGCAAAGACGAGATTGCAAATTTACCGCAGGCAACGACGATCAAAGATTTCACTTTTCAGGCCAAGAACCTCTTCGATAAGCAGGATTCCGCCAAGTTGAAGGGGCAAAAGGCTCTCAACGCCGCTGGCGAATACCTTGCCGGCAATGACTTTGGGGTTGCCGTGATCGAAACATCGACCGGCAAGGCGGGCAGTTCCGATAGCGATCTTACCTTGGCGCAGGCTCGGGCAATGGTAGTACGCGATTACATCGTGCAGCACTTCGGTTTTGACGACACAAAGCTGAAGACCGTCGCACTGGGCAAAGAGACCAGTGATACCTCGAAAGCGGACTGGGGTCTGATAAGAGTCCTCATCTACCCCAATGGAACACCCATTCCTCCCGATAAATCGGCCGACAGCAAGCCGCAGGAAAATTCCCCGGCCGCTTCGAAGTAG
- a CDS encoding lipid-binding SYLF domain-containing protein encodes MKIVSIVVASALALTSANVWAASGREDSVERLQAAAEVMHSIQEAPDHGIPNSVFDDTKCVIVVPHLIKGGFVFGGKHGRGVVTCRTPDGWSAPAFISIGGGSWGLQIGVQEVDLVMLVMNDRGVQHLLSSKFELSGEGSVAAGPVGRQAVAGTDWKLNSEILSYSRTRGIFAGLTLEGAVVEQDNDSTFAIYDHEPSFRHVLSGRVAVPASADGFLKEVRHDSARAREENK; translated from the coding sequence ATGAAGATAGTTTCGATTGTGGTCGCAAGTGCCCTCGCTCTCACCAGCGCAAATGTCTGGGCGGCATCCGGACGAGAGGACTCCGTCGAGCGACTCCAGGCGGCGGCAGAGGTCATGCACAGCATTCAAGAGGCTCCGGATCACGGCATTCCAAATTCCGTTTTTGATGACACAAAGTGCGTCATTGTTGTTCCTCATCTGATCAAAGGCGGCTTTGTCTTTGGTGGCAAGCACGGACGCGGCGTTGTAACCTGCCGCACGCCAGACGGCTGGAGCGCGCCTGCATTCATTTCGATTGGTGGAGGCAGTTGGGGTCTTCAGATCGGTGTGCAAGAGGTCGACCTGGTCATGCTGGTCATGAATGACCGTGGCGTGCAGCACCTGCTTTCCAGCAAGTTCGAGCTGAGTGGTGAAGGATCGGTAGCTGCGGGACCGGTAGGTCGTCAGGCAGTAGCCGGAACCGACTGGAAATTGAACTCCGAAATTCTCAGCTACTCGCGTACAAGGGGTATCTTTGCAGGGTTAACCTTGGAAGGCGCAGTCGTCGAGCAGGACAACGATTCGACTTTCGCTATCTATGATCACGAGCCATCGTTCCGGCATGTTCTTTCCGGCAGAGTGGCTGTTCCTGCCTCCGCCGATGGGTTCCTGAAAGAAGTGAGGCACGACTCGGCTCGTGCGCGTGAGGAAAACAAGTAG